The following proteins come from a genomic window of Triticum aestivum cultivar Chinese Spring chromosome 6A, IWGSC CS RefSeq v2.1, whole genome shotgun sequence:
- the LOC123128892 gene encoding uncharacterized protein At1g10890 has protein sequence MPRDLSRSPPRRRRPSPSPLRRGPGYRERVPSRSRSPYRSSYRRKSPSPSSPRRRRSPSPSKIHYKRKRSPSVTGSPVAKSSPHLGSTENKNVVDKQRLEEEKKRRQKEVELRLLEEETTKRVEQAIRKQVEDSLNSEEIKHEIQRRIDEGRKRIHEEVVAQIEKEKVSALVEAQRRAEREKKEREELEKKLEEERNKAEEAQMKVAMEQQQKELERYQELERLQKEREEAMKQKQMEEQQQKQNQIKLLGKNKSRPKLSFSFGMK, from the exons ATGCCGCGCGACCTGTCAAGGTCGccgccgcgccggcgccggccgtcGCCGTCCCCGCTTCGCCGCGGACCGGGCTACAGGGAGCGCGTGCCCAGCCGCAGCAGGTCCCCTTATCGCTCCTCCTATAG AAGGAAGAGCCCTTCACCTTCCTCTCCCAGGAGGCGCAGGAGTCCATCCCCATCGAAAATCCATTACAAAAGAAAGAGAAGTccgagtgtcactggttctccagTTGCCAAATCGAGTCCCCATCTCGGATCTACAGAGAATAAGAATGTCGTTGATAAGCAAAGgctagaagaagaaaagaaaag GCGTCAAAAAGAAGTTGAACTAAGGCTATTAGAGGAGGAAACTACAAAAAGAGTTGAGCAAGCTATTAGGAAACAAGTTGAGGATAGTTTGAATTCTGAGGAAATCAAACATGAAATACAGCGTCGAATTGATGAAGGGCGAAAAAGGATACATGAGGAGGTAGTTGCCCAAATTGAGAAAGAGAAGGTGTCTGCCTTGGTTGAAGCCCAACGGAGAGCG GAACGTGAGAAGAAAGAGCGAGAAGAGCTAGAGAAGAAGCTCGAAGAGGAGCGAAACAAAGCAGAGGAGGCTCAGATGAAGGTAGCCATGGAGCAGCAGCAGAAAGAGCTGGAGCGGTACCAGGAGCTGGAGAGGCTTCAGAAGGAGAGGGAGGAAGCCATGAAGCAGAAGCAAATGGaggagcagcagcagaagcagaacCAGATTAAGCTGCTGGGCAAGAACAAGTCGCGACCAAAGCTGTCGTTCTCTTTTGGGATGAAGTAG